Proteins encoded within one genomic window of uncultured Desulfobacter sp.:
- a CDS encoding cob(I)yrinic acid a,c-diamide adenosyltransferase has translation MKGYVQVYTGNGKGKTTASLGLAIRAAGAGLKVFIVQFMKQGMYSEIKALKKFDNIIVEQYGAGAFVSGKPSDEEITKCREGYEQLCRVIKAGKHDLVVAEEANIACFYGLLSEEELLYLIDIKPDYMELVFTGRNAPASILDKADLVTEMTEIKHYYQQGVGSRVGIEK, from the coding sequence GTGAAAGGTTACGTTCAGGTTTACACCGGCAACGGCAAGGGAAAAACAACCGCAAGCCTTGGGCTCGCAATTAGGGCGGCAGGGGCAGGACTTAAAGTTTTTATCGTACAGTTTATGAAACAGGGCATGTATTCTGAAATAAAAGCGCTTAAGAAATTTGATAACATTATAGTTGAACAATATGGTGCCGGGGCGTTTGTAAGTGGAAAACCTTCTGATGAAGAGATAACTAAATGCCGGGAGGGTTATGAACAGCTATGCCGTGTTATTAAGGCAGGGAAGCATGATCTTGTTGTCGCTGAAGAGGCAAATATAGCCTGTTTTTACGGCTTGCTTTCAGAAGAGGAATTGTTGTACCTGATTGACATAAAGCCTGATTATATGGAGCTTGTGTTTACCGGTCGCAATGCGCCTGCGTCAATTTTAGATAAAGCAGATCTTGTAACGGAAATGACTGAAATAAAACATTACTATCAACAAGGCGTAGGGTCCAGGGTAGGAATTGAAAAGTGA
- a CDS encoding FapA family protein, protein MKSEIDKIKAEQAGNIPTLADLALKYGTISKDQHDYLIKLFAFKKERVNFEELLRDEGMATQYQLGLLKLIREYQIVRKSGEEFGKIAIDKGLASKFDINQALELQKKEFKKSRHKKLIGDILVEAQILTTKQKDLILKEQALFNKQDYDLSRGKSKIYDVSEEGRDKNDEKSSDIHIIVSSDRMTAWMEKGPSDGNSISLNQVKDTVRADGIVNGVYPDAFIQCFLEAGINKFPVARVDWYDCLMSQSNYSLYLNDNNGNPSEKKKGEVLVEQNDTVIDVQIENVYGETASAAQKNDFPVRCGINTRWSRNKLKILSAQSGTATLSAARKVYVHPEVHVLEDADYRYGPIEPYADLSVSGTITGAYIVTAGNLSAEEIRGTNIDAIGDIHARVGITDATIRAEGDVYARYVHNSTIETFGNVYVQNEIIDVQIRCGGKFESPKCRAISSKIYAKRGVVLSGVGSERSKPSIIVAGGEQHVIALSVGILDKIDAISNKLDILKDEKQGHKSQAEKIFQKMIELKTFHDKARKKKDKLLSELDKKKKHINEKILTNIRMLISSYEKRMNTSLASLKAMNASKKEHDMYVDELKKKIAIATALTEKEILSHEKTLFAYLEKAKEEKGVSIIEIKGKAYAGTVLGGVYRVMSLSGDGKGFKVKEVYRKGQYPELQFTPSL, encoded by the coding sequence TTGAAAAGTGAAATAGACAAAATCAAAGCTGAACAGGCCGGAAATATTCCGACCTTGGCAGATCTTGCTCTAAAGTATGGTACGATCTCAAAAGATCAGCATGATTACCTGATAAAACTTTTTGCTTTTAAAAAAGAGCGTGTTAATTTTGAGGAGCTGCTGCGTGATGAGGGCATGGCTACGCAGTATCAACTGGGCTTGCTGAAGCTGATACGAGAGTACCAAATAGTCCGAAAAAGCGGTGAAGAATTTGGTAAAATTGCCATTGACAAAGGCCTTGCGTCTAAATTCGATATCAATCAAGCATTGGAATTGCAAAAAAAAGAATTTAAAAAATCCCGACATAAGAAACTGATTGGTGATATTCTCGTTGAAGCACAGATTTTAACAACAAAGCAAAAAGATCTAATCCTTAAAGAGCAGGCGTTATTTAATAAACAAGATTATGACTTATCCCGTGGAAAAAGCAAAATATATGACGTGTCAGAAGAGGGCAGGGATAAAAACGATGAAAAAAGCTCTGATATACACATCATCGTTAGTTCGGATCGTATGACCGCCTGGATGGAAAAAGGACCTTCTGATGGCAATTCGATTTCATTGAATCAGGTTAAAGATACCGTTAGGGCAGACGGTATTGTAAATGGCGTGTATCCAGATGCTTTTATTCAGTGTTTTCTTGAGGCCGGTATCAATAAATTCCCTGTTGCCCGGGTGGACTGGTATGATTGTTTGATGTCCCAAAGTAATTATTCTTTATATCTAAATGATAATAACGGCAATCCATCAGAAAAGAAAAAAGGAGAAGTTCTGGTTGAGCAAAATGATACCGTCATAGACGTTCAAATTGAGAATGTGTATGGTGAAACTGCAAGCGCTGCACAAAAAAATGATTTTCCTGTTCGTTGCGGCATAAATACGAGATGGTCTCGGAATAAATTAAAAATTCTTTCGGCACAATCAGGAACGGCGACGCTTTCAGCCGCCAGAAAAGTATATGTGCATCCTGAGGTGCATGTACTGGAAGATGCGGATTACCGTTACGGGCCTATTGAACCTTATGCCGATTTGTCCGTGTCAGGCACGATTACCGGCGCATATATAGTAACCGCAGGCAATTTAAGTGCTGAGGAAATCCGAGGCACAAATATAGATGCCATAGGTGATATCCATGCCAGAGTTGGAATTACAGATGCGACGATTCGCGCCGAAGGTGATGTTTATGCCAGGTATGTGCATAACAGTACAATAGAAACCTTTGGCAATGTATATGTCCAAAATGAGATCATTGACGTTCAAATTAGATGTGGGGGAAAATTTGAAAGTCCAAAATGCCGAGCGATTTCATCAAAAATTTATGCCAAGCGTGGCGTCGTTTTATCAGGCGTTGGAAGTGAACGGTCAAAGCCAAGTATAATTGTAGCAGGCGGCGAACAGCATGTCATTGCACTCTCAGTGGGCATTCTGGATAAAATCGATGCTATTTCCAATAAATTAGATATTCTCAAAGATGAAAAGCAAGGCCACAAATCCCAAGCAGAAAAAATTTTTCAGAAAATGATCGAGCTTAAGACATTTCATGACAAAGCCAGAAAAAAAAAAGATAAGCTGTTATCTGAACTTGATAAAAAGAAGAAACATATAAATGAGAAAATTTTAACCAATATCCGGATGTTGATTTCATCTTACGAGAAGCGTATGAACACCTCCCTTGCTTCATTAAAAGCAATGAATGCTTCCAAAAAAGAGCATGATATGTATGTTGATGAGCTTAAAAAAAAAATTGCCATTGCTACCGCCTTGACAGAAAAAGAGATTCTTTCACATGAAAAAACGCTTTTTGCATACCTGGAAAAAGCAAAAGAGGAAAAAGGCGTTTCAATTATAGAGATTAAAGGAAAAGCTTATGCCGGCACCGTGTTGGGTGGTGTTTATCGTGTTATGTCTCTCTCAGGCGATGGAAAAGGCTTTAAGGTTAAAGAGGTGTATCGTAAAGGACAGTATCCTGAATTACAATTTACTCCATCGTTGTAG